A genomic segment from Spinacia oleracea cultivar Varoflay chromosome 3, BTI_SOV_V1, whole genome shotgun sequence encodes:
- the LOC110796482 gene encoding uncharacterized protein → MYVQGTTDSTWCKYFPGTLKGVASKWFERLPAGTIRSFSELELLFSTRFMAHKEEKKTSMHLSRIQQGKDESLRSYVKRFNLEAGQIPDLPDGVAFDNFIRGLKKGSFKFDLVKKSVRTMAEVLDEAEAFIHATEICSVPKDPRGSDTAELAAKKEKFEKKNRPNGTWAIAKESDRAPRAAGQKRPRTYDRERFEYNTDMYTILMDVGSKYDIDRPFPMKSPPESRDPKLYCHFHSDIGHDTNECKSLKRALDGLATKGFLKSYISRNTGGSGKPFYKKNKSPPSEEDGNRTDPECVAVIS, encoded by the coding sequence atgtatgtccaaggaacaactgactcaacctggtgtaagtattttccgggcacactcaaaggagtagcctctaagtggttcgagagacttccagccggaactattcgctctttttcggagctcgagctattgttctctactcggttcatggctcacaaggaagagaagaagacgagcatgcatctgagtaggattcagcaagggaaggacgagtccctgaggagttatgtgaagagattcaatctagaggcagggcaaattccggatttgccagatggtgttgcattcgataacttcattcgagggcttaaaaagggctctttcaagtttgatctggtaaagaaaagcgtccgaacaatggcagaagtgttggatgaggcggaggccttcattcatgcaacagagatttgcagcgtcccgaaagaccccagaggaagtgataccgccgagctagcggcaaaaaaggagaaatttgaaaagaagaaccggcctaacgggacgtgggctattgcaaaagaatcagacagggcccccagagcggcaggtcagaaacggcccagaacttatgatcgggagcgattcgagtataacacagacatgtacacaatcctgatggacgtcgggtccaaatatgacattgatcgtccatttcccatgaagtcaccaccagaaagtagggaccccaaactgtactgtcactttcacagtgacattgggcatgacaccaatgaatgtaagagcttgaaaagggcattggacggcctagccaccaaggggttcttaaaaagttatatcagcaggaacacgggaggttctggcaaacccttctacaagaaaaacaaatcccctccctcggaggaagatgggaatcgtaccgacccagagtgcgtggcagtcatctcatga